In Balearica regulorum gibbericeps isolate bBalReg1 chromosome 14, bBalReg1.pri, whole genome shotgun sequence, one genomic interval encodes:
- the THOC3 gene encoding THO complex subunit 3, which yields MALSPYVQAMQELFRANTRSREFPAHGAKVHSVAWSCCGRRLASGSFDKTASVFLLEKDRLVKENNYRGHGDSVDQLCWHPSNPDLFVTASGDKTIRIWDVRTTKCIATVNTKGENINICWSPDGQTIAVGNKDDVVTFIDAKTHRSKAEEQFKFEVNEISWNNDNNMFFLTNGNGCINILSYPELKPIQSINAHPSNCICIKFDPMGKYFATGSADALVSLWDVDELVCVRCFSRLDWPVRTLSFSHDGKMLASASEDHFIDIAEVETGEKLWEVQCESPTFTVAWHPKRPLLAFACDDKDGKYDSSREAGTVKLFGLPNDS from the exons ATGGCGCTGTCGCCCTACGTGCAGGCCATGCAGGAGCTGTTCCGCGCCAACACGCGGAGCCGGGAGTTCCCGGCGCACGGCGCCAAGGTGCACTCGGtggcctggagctgctgcggcCGCCGCCTCGCCTCCGGCTCCTTCGACAAGACCGCTAGCGTCTTCCTGCTCGAGAAGGACCGGCTG GTGAAGGAGAACAACTACCGGGGCCATGGGGACAGCGTGGATCAGCTCTGCTGGCACCCCAGCAATCCTGACCTCTTCGTCACGGCGTCTGGGGACAAAACCATCCGCATCTGGGACGTCCGCACCACCAAGTGCATCGCCACTGTCAATACCAAAG gGGAGAACATCAACATCTGTTGGAGCCCTGACGGACAGACCATTGCCGTGGGTAACAAGGATGATGTGGTCACTTTCATTGATGCCAAGACGCATCGCTCCAAAGCTGAGGAACAGTTCAAGTTTGAGGTGAACGAGATCTCCTGGAACAATGATAACAACATGTTCTTCCTCACTAACGGGAATGGCTGCATCAACATCCTCAG CTACCCAGAGCTGAAACCCATTCAGTCCATCAACGCCCATCCTTCAAACTGCATCTGCATCAAGTTCGATCCCATGGGGAAGTACTTTGCCACGGGCAGTGCTGACGCGTTAGTCAGCCTCTGGGATGTGGATGAGCTGGTGTGTGTGAGGTGCTTCTCACG GCTTGACTGGCCTGTGCGAACGCTGAGCTTCAGCCATGATGGGAAGATGCTGGCGTCGGCATCAGAGGATCACTTTATTGACATTGCAGAGGTGGAGACAG GAGAGAAGCTCTGGGAGGTGCAGTGCGAGTCCCCCACCTTCACAGTGGCCTGGCACCCGAAGAGGCCGCTGCTGGCCTTTGCTTGTGACGACAAAGATGGCAAATATGACAGCAGCCGGGAGGCAGGCACCGTCAAGCTCTTCGGGCTCCCCAATGACTCCTAA
- the CPLX2 gene encoding complexin-2 encodes MDFVMKQALGGATKDMGKMLGGEEEKDPDAQKKEEERQEALRQQEEERKAKHARMEAEREKVRQQIRDKYGLKKKEEKEAEEKAALEQPCEGSLTRPKKAIPAGCGDEEEEEEESILDTVLKYLPGPLQDMFKK; translated from the exons ATGGACTTTGTCATGAAGCAAGCGCTGGGCG GGGCCACCAAGGACATGGGGAAGATGCtggggggtgaggaggagaaggaccCCGACGCacagaagaaggaggaggagaggcaggaggccCTGCgccagcaggaggaggagcggAAAGCCAAGCACGCCCGCATGGAAGCCGAGCGGGAGAAAGTCCGGCAGCAGATCCGCGACAAG TACGGgctgaagaagaaggaggagaaggaggcagaggagaaagccGCACTGGAGCAGCCGTGTGAGGGCAGCCTGACGCGCCCCAAGAAGGCAATCCCGGCCGGCTGCGGGgacgaggaagaggaggaggaggagagcatcCTGGACACCGTCCTCAAGTACCTGCCTGGCCCACTGCAGGATATGTTCAAGAAGTAA